The window AATCTCCGGAACGGGATACCCTCCGGTGGACACCTGCCGTCCATCGTGGAGGAGATCGAGCATGCGTAAGTTGATGTCGGCGGTCGGAGCCGGAGCGATGCTGACCGTGGGCCTGCTCGCCGGCGCGAGCCCGGCGCAGGCGGCGAGCTGCACGCTCGTGCAGTCCGAGATCTACAACGGGGCCAACATCATCGCCTGGTCGCAGGGCCTGCAGGGCTGCTCCGGCGACGTCTACTGGGAGATCCAGTCGGGGGACGCCGGCGGCTGGCAGGTCGCGCAGAGCGGCACCACGCACTACGCCAACGAGGTACAGAGCTACTACGGCGACGTCGAGCTGCCGTGTTACCTGCGGGTCTACGCGAAGTTCGGCAGCCAGGAGAAGCTGACCCAGCCCGCGCGCAACAACAACTGCGCCGGCTGACGACCGGGTCGGACGGGGCGGGGTGCGCGCCCCGTCCGACCCGGACTCCCGCAGGGGTTACGCGGCGGGATACCGCGTGACGTAGACGGGCTCGCCGACCCGCGTCGTGTCGGCCGCCGCGCCCACGCCGTTGACCACGTGGTCGATCGTGCCGGCGCTCAGGTTCACGGTCATGACGTGGTGCAGCCTGACGCCCGGGGCGGCGGGGACCTCGAAGCCGTTCTCCGTGCGGATCGACGGGTTGTTCTGGTTGAACACGTAGACCCCGCCGCCGTGCAGCGTGTGGTGCCGCACCCGGTCGCCGACCTTGTAGCCGGCCCAACCCCTGGTCTTGCCGTTCATCCAGTCGGCCTGCGTCGGCGGGTCGTACGGCAGCTCGTTCTGGTAGAGGACCGTCGTGCCGTGCTCACCGTTCCAGACCGTGTTGTACCGCTGGAAGTGCTCGACGAACAGGCCGGTGGCCGTCACGTGGTCGCCGTTGATGACGGCGCCGTAGCGACCGGTGTTGGTCCGCCAGCGGTCGGTGTCGCCGTTGACGCCCTCGGTGAAGCCCTCGACGCCGTGGTCCCCGCGCCACACCCAGGTGTGGTCGATCAGGACGTGGTCGGCGTTGACCTCCAGCGCGGTGTGCGTCCTGCCGATGTGCGGCCCGCCGACGCGGAAGTACACGTCGGAGAGCGTGATCGGGTTGCGCGGGGTGCTGGCGTTGCGGCCGTGCTCGCGCCCCACCCGCAGCAGCACCGGCGACTCGGTCGGGCCGGCGTCGATGGTCACCCCGGCGACGACGACGCCGGGCACGCCGGCGACGTCCAGCGGTACGGCGCCGTTCACGGCGGTGAGCGTGGCGTGACCGATGCCGAGCACCACGGTGTCGGGCCGTCGGACCTCGATGCTGCGGGCGATGTCGTACACGCCGGGGGTGAGCAGCAGGTGCTTGCCGCGGGCGAGCTGGGCGTTGATGACGTGCACCGGATCGGACGGCTTGGCGATGAAGAAGTCCCGGATGCCGATGGTGCGCCCCGGCGTCATGCCGTCGCCCCAGGAGATGCCCCGGCTGTCACGCCGGACGGCGGGGACGCGGACCTGGTAGCGGCCCCGGTCGTCGACGAACAGGTACGGCTTCTCCCTGCTCAGGGGCGTGGTGTCCAGCGTGGTGTACGGCGGGTCGGGAAAGTCGGCGTCGTCGGGGGCGCCCACGGTGCCCGCGAAGACCTGGTTCCACACCGCGTTGGACCAGCTCTCGACCTCGCTGTTGCGGGTGAGCCACTGCTGCTGGGAGCCGTTGGTGGTGGCGGGCAGCCGGGAGTCGGCGATGAAGCCGCCGCTGGCGTACTGCGGGCCGGCGGTGCAGTAGTCCATCAGGGACAGGCCGCCGCCGCTGATGTCGAGACGGCGCATGGACACCGCCTGGGAGACCGCCCAGAAGTTCGCCGAGGAGCGGCAGCCGTCCTGGCCTGTGGCGTTGACGGACAGCGACAGGTTGGACAGGGTGCGCCAGAAGTTGACCAGGGCGATGCAGTTGCCGGTCCCGCCGCCTTCGAGGCAGCGGTTGTAGGTCTCGATCTTGCCGTTGACGGTGACGTCGGTGGGGGAGGCGCCCAGGCCGGAGACCTCGGTGTAGTAGCCGACCTTCACGTGCAGGGGCTGCGTGTCCGTACCGTAGCTGCCGGGCTTGAAGAGGTACGCGTGCCGCGCGGTGCCCATCTCGGCGTCGACCTGCCGGGCGTGCGCCCCGTCGAGGGTCGCCTGGATCTCGGCGACCGGTGTGTCGGGGTCGAAGATCGTCACGTTGGGCCCGAAGTCCGGGGCGCCGTGCCGGGCCGGTCCGGCGGCGGCGGCCGTGCCGGTGGTGCTGGCGACGGCCGTCAGCACCAGGCCGAGGGCGAGCGTCCGGCGGAGCCGCCGTCGCGGGTCGGGGGACTGCATTCTCATCGTTCGTCCTCTCCGCCGGCCGGGGCGGGTGCCGGGCTCGGCGACGTGGTGGGGGAGGTGTTCCGGCGCGGCCCGGGTGGGCGCGCCGGTGGCCGGACCGCGGTCGTCGTCGACCTGCCTCGTGGGGGCGGCGGCGGGGGACGACGCCTTTGTGAGAGCGCTCTCTCGCCATCGCGACTTCTATCACGCCGTGAAAGAAGGGTTGGCATGTTTCTACCCTGTCGATCCGCCCGGCGCTACTGCTGCGCCGCCGCGATCAGGGCGGGTTCTCGTGGAGCGACCGCGCCGGGCCGCGCACCGCACGACGCCGGTGGCGTGCCCCTCGCGGCTCGATCGATGTCGGTGTCGGCCGTCGATGGTAGGAATGTGCCTTCCGGTACGGGGGACGGCGGAGGCGCTCGCGGGCCTCGACTTCGCCGACCATCACCGTGGCAAGGAGCTGATGGGCCTGGTCGCGGTGCAGCGGTTCACCGGCCACGGCATCACCGCCGAGGACCTTGCCCGGATCGAGTCCGCCGACGTCGCCTTCCGGATCCTGCCGGACCCACCCACGCTGTAGCCGCGCCGGCCGCAGCCCGGTGTGTCGTGTCAGGGGTGTCGTCGGCCGCGGTCGCGCTG is drawn from Micromonospora sp. NBC_01740 and contains these coding sequences:
- a CDS encoding adenylyl cyclase, encoding MQSPDPRRRLRRTLALGLVLTAVASTTGTAAAAGPARHGAPDFGPNVTIFDPDTPVAEIQATLDGAHARQVDAEMGTARHAYLFKPGSYGTDTQPLHVKVGYYTEVSGLGASPTDVTVNGKIETYNRCLEGGGTGNCIALVNFWRTLSNLSLSVNATGQDGCRSSANFWAVSQAVSMRRLDISGGGLSLMDYCTAGPQYASGGFIADSRLPATTNGSQQQWLTRNSEVESWSNAVWNQVFAGTVGAPDDADFPDPPYTTLDTTPLSREKPYLFVDDRGRYQVRVPAVRRDSRGISWGDGMTPGRTIGIRDFFIAKPSDPVHVINAQLARGKHLLLTPGVYDIARSIEVRRPDTVVLGIGHATLTAVNGAVPLDVAGVPGVVVAGVTIDAGPTESPVLLRVGREHGRNASTPRNPITLSDVYFRVGGPHIGRTHTALEVNADHVLIDHTWVWRGDHGVEGFTEGVNGDTDRWRTNTGRYGAVINGDHVTATGLFVEHFQRYNTVWNGEHGTTVLYQNELPYDPPTQADWMNGKTRGWAGYKVGDRVRHHTLHGGGVYVFNQNNPSIRTENGFEVPAAPGVRLHHVMTVNLSAGTIDHVVNGVGAAADTTRVGEPVYVTRYPAA